A genomic stretch from Pseudomonas alkylphenolica includes:
- the sdhC gene encoding succinate dehydrogenase, cytochrome b556 subunit, with product MKKAVKSQRPVNLDLRTIKLPITGVTSFLHRVSGIILFLGLGIMLYALGKSLGSEEGFAEVKACLTSPLAKFVAWGLLSALLYHLVAGVRHLIMDMGIGETLEGGRLGSKIIIAVSVVVIVLAGVWIW from the coding sequence GTGAAAAAAGCCGTGAAAAGCCAACGACCTGTAAACCTAGACCTAAGGACCATCAAACTCCCCATTACCGGCGTTACGTCATTTCTTCACCGTGTATCCGGCATCATCCTCTTCCTGGGCCTTGGCATCATGCTTTATGCATTGGGCAAATCCCTGGGTTCGGAGGAAGGTTTCGCCGAGGTGAAGGCATGCTTGACCAGTCCGCTGGCCAAGTTCGTGGCATGGGGCCTCCTGTCCGCCTTGCTGTATCACTTGGTAGCCGGTGTGCGCCACTTGATCATGGACATGGGCATCGGTGAAACGCTGGAAGGCGGCCGACTGGGCTCGAAAATTATCATCGCCGTTTCCGTGGTGGTGATTGTGCTGGCAGGAGTTTGGATATGGTAA
- the gltA gene encoding citrate synthase, translating to MADKKAQLVIEGAAPVELPILTGTVGPDVIDVRGLGATGHFTFDPGFMATASCESKITYIDGDKGILLHRGYPIEQLAEKSDYLETCYLLLNGELPNAEQKAQFVSTVKNHTMVHEQLKSFFNGFRRDAHPMAVMCGVVGALSAFYHDSLDINNPQHREISAVRLVAKMPTLAAMVYKYSMGQPMMYPRNDLSYAENFLHMMFNTPCEIKPISPVLAKAMDRIFILHADHEQNASTSTVRLAGSSGANPFACIAAGIAALWGPAHGGANEAVLTMLDEIGDVSNIDKFIAKAKDKNDPFKLMGFGHRVYKNRDPRATVMKQTCDEVLRELGIKNDPQLELAMRLEEIALTDPYFIERSLYPNVDFYSGIILKAIGIPTSMFTVIFALARTVGWISHWKEMLSSPYKIGRPRQLYTGYESRDITKLEDRK from the coding sequence ATGGCTGACAAAAAAGCGCAGTTGGTCATCGAGGGCGCAGCCCCCGTCGAGCTGCCCATTTTAACCGGCACCGTTGGTCCCGATGTTATCGACGTTAGAGGGTTGGGGGCCACGGGTCACTTCACTTTCGACCCTGGTTTCATGGCGACCGCATCCTGCGAGTCGAAGATCACTTATATCGACGGCGACAAGGGTATCCTGCTGCACCGCGGCTATCCGATCGAACAGCTCGCTGAAAAATCCGATTACCTCGAGACCTGCTACCTGCTGCTCAACGGCGAACTGCCGAATGCCGAGCAGAAGGCCCAGTTCGTCAGCACCGTGAAGAATCACACCATGGTGCACGAGCAGTTGAAATCCTTCTTCAACGGCTTCCGCCGCGACGCCCACCCGATGGCCGTCATGTGCGGCGTGGTCGGCGCCCTGTCGGCGTTCTACCACGACTCGCTGGACATCAATAACCCGCAGCACCGCGAAATCTCTGCGGTTCGCCTGGTCGCCAAGATGCCGACCCTGGCGGCGATGGTGTACAAGTACTCCATGGGTCAACCCATGATGTACCCGCGCAACGACCTGTCGTACGCGGAAAACTTCCTGCACATGATGTTCAACACCCCGTGCGAGATCAAACCGATCAGCCCGGTACTGGCCAAGGCAATGGACCGGATTTTCATCCTCCACGCCGACCACGAACAGAACGCATCGACCTCCACCGTCCGTCTGGCAGGCTCCTCGGGTGCCAACCCGTTCGCCTGTATCGCTGCCGGTATCGCTGCACTCTGGGGCCCGGCACATGGCGGCGCCAACGAAGCCGTACTGACCATGCTCGATGAAATCGGCGATGTCTCGAACATCGACAAGTTCATCGCCAAGGCCAAAGACAAGAACGATCCGTTCAAGTTGATGGGCTTCGGTCACCGCGTCTACAAGAACCGTGACCCACGTGCCACCGTAATGAAGCAGACCTGCGACGAAGTCCTGCGCGAGCTGGGCATCAAGAACGACCCGCAGCTGGAACTGGCCATGCGCCTGGAAGAGATCGCCCTGACCGATCCGTACTTCATCGAGCGCTCGCTGTACCCGAACGTCGACTTCTACTCGGGGATCATCCTCAAGGCGATCGGCATTCCGACCAGCATGTTCACCGTGATCTTCGCCCTGGCGCGTACCGTCGGCTGGATCTCGCACTGGAAAGAAATGCTCTCCAGCCCGTACAAGATTGGCCGTCCACGCCAGCTGTACACCGGCTACGAGTCGCGTGACATTACCAAGCTGGAAGACCGCAAGTAA
- a CDS encoding START domain-containing protein, with protein sequence MGSFKQVALIMGLSAALLPLAQAEDWKQAKNEDGIKVDLTEVAGSDYKAYRGVTLIKAPLAKVRALQEDVVGACAWIHECKSQKLLKAEGNQSWTYTQFNTPWPVTPRDSILHVTTTEEADGSLTRKLEGVPKYLPEEKGFVRVAKVQGFWKLQPKDGGTEVTYQVHTEPGGSVPSMVANKFVVDAPFNTLKALKAKAEKP encoded by the coding sequence ATGGGATCGTTTAAGCAAGTGGCACTGATCATGGGTCTTAGCGCGGCGCTGCTGCCGCTGGCCCAGGCCGAGGACTGGAAGCAGGCCAAGAACGAAGACGGGATCAAGGTCGATCTGACTGAGGTTGCCGGTTCCGACTACAAGGCCTATCGCGGCGTAACGTTGATCAAGGCGCCGCTGGCAAAAGTCAGGGCCCTGCAGGAAGACGTCGTGGGTGCTTGCGCCTGGATTCATGAGTGCAAGTCGCAAAAGCTGCTCAAGGCCGAGGGCAATCAGAGTTGGACCTACACCCAGTTCAATACGCCATGGCCGGTCACCCCGCGCGACTCCATTCTGCACGTCACCACCACTGAGGAAGCGGATGGCAGCTTGACCCGCAAACTTGAAGGTGTGCCGAAGTATCTGCCTGAAGAAAAAGGCTTTGTGCGCGTGGCCAAGGTTCAGGGTTTCTGGAAGCTGCAGCCCAAGGACGGTGGTACCGAGGTGACGTACCAGGTGCACACCGAGCCAGGTGGCAGCGTGCCGTCGATGGTGGCGAACAAGTTTGTCGTGGATGCGCCGTTCAATACCTTGAAAGCGTTGAAGGCGAAGGCTGAGAAGCCTTGA
- a CDS encoding YkgJ family cysteine cluster protein, with protein MNCREGCGACCIAPSISSPIPGMPKGKPAGERCLHLSLANLCGLFGKPERPAVCGGFKADVEVCGSDRDEAIRILGWLEQMTAA; from the coding sequence ATGAACTGCCGTGAAGGATGTGGCGCTTGCTGCATCGCGCCCTCCATCAGCTCACCGATTCCCGGTATGCCCAAGGGCAAGCCGGCGGGTGAGCGCTGCTTGCATCTGTCGCTCGCCAATCTGTGCGGGTTGTTCGGCAAGCCCGAACGCCCCGCGGTGTGTGGCGGCTTCAAGGCTGATGTGGAAGTGTGCGGCAGCGATCGCGATGAGGCGATCAGGATCCTCGGATGGCTGGAGCAAATGACGGCGGCTTGA
- a CDS encoding aminotransferase-like domain-containing protein has translation MTNLLLYQRIAQQLAEDIRRGVYQPGERVPSVRKMSSQLNVSHATVLQAYANLEDQGLIRARPQSGYYVHQTPALTAQTPDIARVERPGLVTRSSIIQQVLTEARRDGVFPFGAAVPHVDYLPVRALHQQLAKVTRFHSPRAFSYMFSPGFEPLRRQIAIRMRDAGVVVDPSEVVVTHGCVDALQMSLRVLTKPGDLIAAESPTYYGLLQLADLLGLKVIEIPSDPSTGISLEALQLAANQWSIKALVLTARLSNPLGGTIPEDRQKQLLRLASDFDIQIVEDDIYGELMFEQGKTKALKAFDRLGRVIYCSSFSKTLSPGVRIGWMIAGKYQAEIQRLQTFTTHSACSVTQMGVASYLENGGYDRHLRYIRQEYRKNLSAYQLAVQQHFPEGTQMTRPTGGFILWVSLPGRVNTQELHVRALQQGISIAPGLIFSNTEQFNHCIRLNCGIPWNREAERALMTLGLLASQLCQESGAANFF, from the coding sequence ATGACCAACCTGCTGCTCTATCAGCGTATCGCCCAGCAACTGGCCGAAGACATCCGCCGTGGTGTCTATCAACCGGGTGAGCGGGTGCCGTCGGTGCGCAAGATGAGTTCGCAGCTCAACGTCAGTCATGCCACGGTGTTGCAGGCCTATGCCAACCTGGAAGACCAGGGGTTGATCCGGGCTCGTCCGCAGTCTGGCTATTATGTGCACCAGACCCCGGCATTGACTGCGCAGACCCCGGATATCGCCCGGGTCGAGCGCCCCGGTCTGGTCACTCGCAGCAGCATCATCCAGCAAGTGCTGACCGAAGCGCGGCGCGACGGCGTGTTCCCGTTCGGGGCGGCGGTGCCCCATGTCGACTACTTACCGGTGCGGGCCCTGCATCAACAATTGGCCAAGGTCACCCGTTTCCATAGCCCGCGGGCGTTCAGCTATATGTTCAGCCCGGGCTTTGAACCGTTGCGCCGGCAGATCGCCATCCGCATGCGTGATGCCGGCGTGGTGGTTGACCCCAGCGAGGTGGTGGTCACCCATGGCTGTGTCGATGCGTTGCAGATGTCGCTGCGGGTGTTGACCAAGCCGGGTGACCTGATCGCCGCCGAGTCGCCGACATATTATGGCTTGCTGCAACTGGCAGATCTGTTGGGGCTGAAGGTCATCGAGATTCCCAGCGATCCGTCGACCGGTATCAGCCTGGAAGCGCTGCAGCTTGCGGCCAACCAGTGGTCGATCAAGGCGTTGGTATTGACCGCGCGGCTGAGCAATCCGCTCGGTGGCACTATCCCGGAAGATCGGCAGAAGCAATTGCTGCGTCTGGCTTCGGACTTCGATATCCAGATTGTCGAAGACGATATTTATGGCGAACTGATGTTCGAGCAGGGCAAGACCAAGGCGCTCAAGGCGTTTGATCGCCTGGGGCGGGTGATTTACTGCTCGAGCTTTTCCAAGACCTTGTCGCCCGGGGTGCGTATCGGCTGGATGATTGCCGGTAAATACCAGGCGGAAATCCAGCGCTTGCAGACTTTCACCACGCACTCGGCCTGCAGTGTGACGCAGATGGGAGTGGCCTCATATCTTGAGAACGGCGGCTATGACCGGCACTTGCGTTACATCCGCCAGGAGTACCGGAAGAACCTCAGCGCTTATCAGTTGGCGGTGCAGCAGCATTTCCCTGAAGGCACGCAGATGACCCGGCCGACCGGCGGTTTCATTCTCTGGGTGAGCCTGCCTGGGCGGGTCAATACCCAGGAGCTGCATGTACGGGCGCTGCAGCAGGGGATCAGTATCGCGCCGGGGCTGATTTTCAGTAATACCGAGCAGTTCAACCACTGTATCCGCCTGAACTGCGGAATTCCCTGGAACCGCGAAGCGGAACGCGCCTTGATGACCCTGGGGCTGTTGGCCAGTCAGCTGTGTCAGGAGTCGGGGGCGGCAAACTTTTTCTAG
- the sdhD gene encoding succinate dehydrogenase, hydrophobic membrane anchor protein, translating into MVTNVTNLSRSGLYDWMAQRVSAVVLAAYFIFLIGYLVAHPGIEFAQWHALFSNNAMRIFSLLALVALGAHAWVGMWTIATDYLTPMALGKSATAVRFLFQAVCGVAMFAYFVWGVQILWGI; encoded by the coding sequence ATGGTAACCAACGTCACGAACCTCTCGCGTTCGGGCCTCTATGACTGGATGGCGCAGCGCGTTTCTGCGGTCGTTCTCGCGGCTTATTTCATTTTCCTGATTGGATACCTGGTCGCGCACCCGGGCATCGAGTTTGCCCAGTGGCACGCTCTGTTCTCCAACAACGCGATGCGTATTTTCAGTCTGCTGGCACTGGTTGCCCTGGGCGCTCACGCCTGGGTCGGCATGTGGACCATTGCTACCGACTACCTGACGCCGATGGCGCTGGGCAAGTCGGCGACTGCCGTACGTTTCCTGTTCCAGGCGGTATGTGGTGTCGCGATGTTCGCGTACTTCGTCTGGGGTGTGCAGATTCTCTGGGGTATCTGA